A window from uncultured Flavobacterium sp. encodes these proteins:
- the rsmI gene encoding 16S rRNA (cytidine(1402)-2'-O)-methyltransferase has translation TSGKLLKHFEIGTHMHSHHMHNEHKTTENLIARLKAGENIALISDAGTPAISDPGFLLTRACVENKIEVECLPGATAFVPALVNSGLPNDKFIFEGFLPDKKGRQTRFLALAEETRTMILYVSPHKLVKTLAEFITYFGEDRQVCVSRELSKLHEENVRGTAREVLTHFEKTAPRGEIVVVVAGKTITKEPKKSKFSKDEEED, from the coding sequence GAACGAGTGGAAAATTGTTGAAGCATTTTGAAATTGGCACACACATGCATAGCCATCACATGCACAACGAGCACAAAACAACCGAGAATTTAATTGCCCGTTTGAAAGCAGGTGAAAACATTGCCTTGATTTCGGATGCAGGAACTCCAGCAATCTCAGATCCCGGTTTTTTATTAACGCGCGCTTGTGTCGAAAACAAAATTGAAGTAGAATGCTTACCCGGAGCAACCGCTTTTGTGCCAGCTCTAGTAAACAGCGGATTACCAAATGACAAATTTATTTTTGAAGGTTTCCTGCCTGATAAAAAAGGGCGTCAGACTCGATTTTTGGCTTTAGCCGAAGAAACACGAACCATGATTTTATACGTTTCGCCACATAAACTCGTTAAGACTTTGGCTGAGTTTATTACTTATTTTGGCGAAGACAGACAAGTTTGTGTTTCGCGTGAACTATCAAAACTTCATGAAGAAAACGTACGCGGAACTGCAAGAGAAGTATTAACCCACTTTGAAAAAACAGCACCACGCGGCGAAATTGTAGTAGTCGTTGCCGGAAAAACAATAACAAAAGAGCCTAAGAAAAGTAAATTTTCAAAGGACGAAGAAGAAGACTAA
- a CDS encoding HopJ type III effector protein has translation MSIQAFLEKVKQTPTQIPFPETIAVIEENYNFTPTAFQNGTQHNAAGENSGSCKLFSFAKLQNLSKEETLACFGAFYFEEVLGDPNGSNHQNIRNFINLGWDGIQFEGTALEVK, from the coding sequence ATGAGCATACAAGCCTTTTTAGAAAAAGTAAAACAAACTCCAACTCAAATACCATTCCCAGAAACTATTGCAGTAATCGAAGAGAATTACAACTTCACACCAACTGCTTTTCAAAACGGAACACAACACAATGCTGCCGGAGAAAACTCGGGTTCTTGTAAATTATTTTCTTTTGCAAAATTGCAAAACTTGAGCAAAGAAGAAACTTTGGCGTGTTTTGGAGCTTTTTATTTTGAAGAAGTTTTAGGTGATCCAAACGGATCGAACCACCAAAACATCAGAAATTTCATCAACTTAGGTTGGGACGGAATTCAGTTTGAAGGAACTGCTTTGGAAGTGAAATAA
- the recJ gene encoding single-stranded-DNA-specific exonuclease RecJ, which translates to MRWTLKTKPSEDKIKHLAQALNVEDFVATLLIQRGIETFEDAKNFFRPSLEHLHDPYLMKDMDKAVARIELAIENQENILVFGDYDVDGTTAVSLVSAYLKSHYPNIATYIPDRYAEGYGISFKGIDFADDNGFSLIIALDCGIKSIDHIAYAKEKNIDFIICDHHRPGEFLPDAVAILDPKREDCSYPYDELCGCGVGFKLIQALGKNRNETIQDFIPYLDLVATAIAADIVPITGENRILAYYGLQVINSDPRPGIKALVHQVKKKTLDITDVVFIISPRINAAGRIKHGNHAVELLTEFNFEQAQQFASEIEQYNSDRKDLDKQITKEAFQQIIENKEEDRFSTVVFQEDWHKGVIGIVASRLIETYYRPTLVFTKSGDKYAASARSVKGFDVYNALDACSEHLEQFGGHMYAAGMTLKAENYEMFKEAFEKQVSATILPEMRTPEIEVDAEINFTDITPKFIRILKQFEPFGPLNMTPVFMTTDVKDTGYAKTLGADEEHLRLFVKQYNSDGIAAIGFGLGRKLDITKNQNPFQLAYSLTENEWNGTVSTQLMLKDIRTNDE; encoded by the coding sequence ATGCGTTGGACCTTAAAAACAAAACCTTCTGAAGATAAAATCAAACATTTGGCGCAAGCCTTAAATGTAGAAGATTTTGTAGCAACACTTTTGATTCAGCGTGGTATTGAAACTTTTGAAGATGCCAAGAATTTCTTTCGTCCGTCTTTAGAACATCTTCATGATCCATACTTGATGAAAGACATGGATAAAGCCGTTGCCCGAATAGAATTGGCAATCGAAAATCAGGAAAATATTCTCGTTTTTGGCGATTATGATGTTGACGGAACAACGGCAGTTTCTTTGGTTTCGGCGTATTTAAAATCACATTATCCAAATATTGCCACTTACATTCCGGATCGTTATGCTGAAGGTTACGGAATTTCTTTTAAAGGAATTGACTTTGCCGACGATAACGGATTCTCTTTGATCATTGCACTCGATTGCGGAATAAAATCTATAGATCATATCGCTTACGCGAAAGAAAAAAACATCGACTTTATTATTTGTGATCACCACAGACCCGGAGAGTTTTTGCCGGATGCGGTTGCTATTTTAGACCCAAAAAGAGAAGATTGCTCCTATCCTTATGATGAATTGTGCGGTTGCGGTGTTGGTTTTAAACTGATTCAGGCTTTAGGGAAAAACAGGAATGAAACTATTCAGGATTTTATTCCATATCTGGATTTGGTTGCTACAGCAATCGCTGCGGATATTGTACCAATAACAGGCGAAAACAGGATTTTGGCTTATTACGGATTACAAGTTATCAATTCAGATCCAAGACCGGGAATAAAAGCTTTGGTTCATCAGGTAAAAAAGAAAACACTGGATATTACAGATGTTGTTTTTATTATTTCTCCCAGAATAAATGCTGCGGGAAGAATTAAACACGGTAATCATGCGGTTGAATTATTAACCGAATTTAATTTTGAGCAAGCACAACAATTTGCTTCAGAAATAGAACAATACAATTCAGATCGAAAAGACTTAGACAAGCAAATTACTAAAGAAGCTTTTCAGCAAATTATCGAAAACAAAGAAGAAGATCGATTTTCTACAGTTGTTTTTCAGGAAGACTGGCACAAAGGCGTAATCGGAATTGTGGCTTCAAGGCTTATTGAAACCTATTATCGCCCAACTTTGGTTTTTACTAAAAGTGGCGACAAATATGCCGCATCTGCAAGATCTGTAAAAGGATTTGATGTTTATAATGCTCTTGATGCTTGTTCTGAACATTTGGAGCAATTTGGAGGACATATGTATGCTGCGGGAATGACGCTGAAAGCAGAGAATTATGAAATGTTCAAAGAAGCTTTTGAAAAACAAGTTTCGGCTACTATTTTGCCTGAAATGCGAACTCCGGAAATAGAGGTTGACGCTGAAATAAATTTTACAGATATTACACCAAAATTTATTCGGATTTTAAAACAATTTGAACCTTTTGGACCTTTGAATATGACGCCGGTTTTTATGACTACAGACGTAAAAGACACAGGTTATGCCAAAACTTTAGGTGCAGATGAAGAACATTTGAGACTTTTTGTAAAGCAATATAATTCAGATGGCATTGCTGCAATAGGTTTTGGATTAGGAAGAAAGTTAGATATTACAAAAAATCAAAATCCTTTTCAGTTAGCTTATTCACTGACTGAAAACGAGTGGAACGGAACTGTTTCGACTCAACTTATGCTAAAAGATATTAGAACAAATGACGAATAA
- a CDS encoding MFS transporter, protein MTNKITKRDPYEALRYREFNVFLLLRFAMVFAWAMQFIVIEWEVYSLTKNPLSLGIIGLMEVIPAVSMALFAGHIVDQREKKGLLVKCILGFSVISFGLFLLTWPKVVGDLSPTIILYSIYALVFLGGLVRAFLGPTIFSLLSLIIPKKVYPNAATWSSSVWQIGAVMGPALAGFSINWIGVHWSMCLVFGFSLLSLVALSQISKKPIVNPKIGESIKDSLTEGLTFVFKNQIVLGALSLDMIAVLFGGAVALLPVFAQDILKVGAEGFGILRAAPAVGSFITMIVSAYVPLYQNSGKKLLAAIFVFGLSIILFGLSTSFWLSVFALFLSGLADGISVVIRQTILQLKTPDHMRGRVGAVNSIFVGSSNELGAFESGATAKLMGTVTSVVFGGSITLLTVIVTALKSPTFRNLDLNREMEDHQKLE, encoded by the coding sequence ATGACGAATAAAATAACGAAGCGAGATCCTTACGAGGCATTGCGTTACAGAGAATTTAATGTTTTTTTATTATTGCGTTTTGCCATGGTTTTTGCCTGGGCTATGCAGTTTATTGTAATCGAATGGGAAGTTTACAGTTTAACTAAAAATCCGCTTTCGCTGGGAATTATTGGTTTAATGGAAGTCATTCCAGCTGTTTCGATGGCATTGTTTGCGGGACATATTGTAGACCAAAGAGAAAAGAAAGGATTACTGGTAAAATGCATTTTGGGATTTTCGGTAATTAGTTTTGGATTGTTTTTATTGACCTGGCCAAAAGTGGTTGGCGATTTATCTCCAACTATTATTTTATATTCAATTTATGCATTAGTTTTTTTGGGCGGATTAGTTAGAGCTTTTCTTGGCCCAACTATTTTCTCTCTTCTATCGCTGATTATTCCTAAAAAAGTATACCCAAATGCTGCTACCTGGAGTAGTTCGGTTTGGCAAATCGGAGCCGTTATGGGCCCTGCGTTGGCTGGATTCTCAATTAACTGGATTGGCGTTCACTGGTCAATGTGTCTGGTTTTCGGATTCTCTCTTCTTTCATTAGTAGCTTTATCACAGATCAGCAAAAAACCAATCGTAAATCCAAAGATTGGAGAATCAATAAAAGATAGTCTTACAGAAGGTTTAACTTTTGTGTTTAAAAATCAAATTGTTTTAGGTGCCTTATCGCTTGATATGATTGCTGTACTTTTTGGAGGTGCGGTAGCATTATTGCCAGTTTTTGCACAGGATATCTTAAAAGTGGGCGCTGAAGGTTTTGGCATATTAAGAGCTGCGCCTGCGGTTGGATCATTTATTACCATGATCGTTTCTGCTTATGTGCCTTTATATCAAAATTCTGGGAAGAAACTTTTAGCTGCCATATTTGTTTTCGGATTATCGATCATCTTATTTGGTCTTTCTACGTCATTCTGGCTCTCTGTTTTTGCTTTATTTTTGAGCGGACTTGCTGACGGAATTTCTGTAGTTATTCGTCAGACGATTTTACAGCTTAAAACCCCCGATCATATGCGTGGACGAGTTGGTGCTGTAAATTCAATTTTTGTTGGTTCATCAAATGAATTAGGTGCTTTTGAAAGTGGTGCAACTGCTAAATTGATGGGAACAGTAACGTCAGTTGTTTTTGGTGGAAGCATTACACTTTTGACTGTTATTGTAACTGCACTAAAATCACCGACATTTAGAAATTTAGATCTTAATAGAGAAATGGAAGATCATCAGAAATTAGAGTAA
- a CDS encoding alpha/beta hydrolase, whose protein sequence is MKSLLLVFVLTISLFANGQNLYIKTYGNEKDKAVIFIHGGPSGNSTLFEGTTAQKLADLGFYVIVYDRRGEGRSADPEAKFTYEEAFQDLNTIYKKYNLKKAILLSHSFGGLVATLYTEKYPQNVSALVLAGALFSQQETYDHILNSLTKKYTDDLNADKLIKISAVKKLNKKSAEYRKGCFDLASENNYFKMPNPTAESKKLYADYEAGEFFKTNIRNKNAPLLFYKNEKQNNIDSRPFLKKIKAKGVPIFAIYGKEDGIFSSAQITSIKNLTGKDHFAFLDNCSHYLFVDQQVEFLSNIKKWLK, encoded by the coding sequence ATGAAATCATTACTTCTCGTTTTCGTTTTAACAATATCCCTTTTCGCAAACGGACAAAATCTCTACATTAAAACGTACGGAAATGAAAAAGATAAAGCCGTAATTTTTATTCATGGTGGTCCAAGTGGCAATTCGACTTTGTTTGAAGGTACAACTGCTCAAAAATTGGCTGATTTGGGGTTTTATGTCATTGTTTATGACAGAAGAGGCGAAGGAAGATCTGCAGATCCGGAGGCGAAATTTACTTATGAAGAAGCTTTTCAGGATCTAAATACTATTTACAAAAAATACAATCTAAAGAAGGCTATACTTTTAAGTCATAGTTTTGGAGGTTTAGTAGCAACTCTTTATACGGAGAAATATCCCCAAAATGTGAGCGCACTCGTTTTGGCAGGCGCACTATTTTCGCAACAGGAAACCTACGATCATATTTTAAATTCTCTGACTAAAAAGTATACCGATGATTTAAATGCTGACAAGCTTATCAAAATAAGTGCTGTTAAAAAACTGAATAAAAAGTCGGCTGAATATAGAAAAGGCTGTTTTGATTTGGCTAGTGAAAACAATTATTTTAAAATGCCAAATCCAACTGCAGAATCCAAAAAACTATATGCCGATTATGAAGCTGGAGAATTTTTTAAAACCAATATTCGGAACAAAAATGCGCCTTTGCTTTTTTATAAAAATGAAAAGCAAAACAACATAGACAGCAGACCTTTTTTAAAGAAAATTAAGGCTAAAGGAGTTCCAATTTTTGCTATTTACGGAAAAGAAGACGGTATTTTCTCTTCGGCGCAAATTACTTCAATTAAAAACCTCACTGGCAAAGATCACTTCGCGTTTCTGGACAATTGTTCGCATTATCTTTTTGTTGATCAGCAAGTTGAATTTCTTTCCAACATAAAAAAATGGCTTAAATAG
- a CDS encoding multiheme c-type cytochrome — MKKIHILFAIIILAVFLSNCANKSDEYIDPRGTDYAGSESCIQCHQTQFDLASHSSHFKATAPATLENVLGSFSKGNHVFIYDKNTKLVMEKRNDSLYQVLYKNGKEVEVHPYDIVFGVKHAQTAAFWKNYYTYELPISYYHSLNSWGTSPGYPTDKPFFNREVVKECYGCHSSNIASRYVTTASDKVNTMAMEVETFMDKNTLIYGIDCERCHGPAKEHVKAHLKFPHLKTAKNIVSIKGLSRQQRLDACAICHSGNDKIKLKSRFQFRPGESLNDYFRATPSSNDSLHFDVHGNQFGLLAQSKCFQKSEVMDCMTCHNSHENSRANLATYSKICMSCHQDLKHNETTLKTMSGSLLANNCVECHMPKKTSNAISFKLSNSKQLSNYILRTHKIGIYPTNKK, encoded by the coding sequence ATGAAAAAAATACATATTCTTTTTGCTATAATTATTTTGGCAGTTTTTTTATCAAACTGTGCGAACAAATCTGATGAATATATTGATCCGCGCGGAACTGATTATGCGGGTTCAGAAAGTTGTATTCAATGTCATCAGACACAATTTGATTTAGCTTCGCACAGTTCTCATTTTAAAGCAACTGCGCCTGCAACTTTAGAAAATGTTCTGGGAAGTTTTAGTAAAGGAAATCACGTTTTTATCTATGACAAAAACACCAAATTGGTCATGGAAAAACGTAATGATAGTTTGTATCAGGTTTTGTATAAAAATGGAAAAGAAGTTGAGGTACATCCTTATGATATAGTTTTTGGGGTAAAGCATGCGCAAACCGCCGCTTTCTGGAAGAATTATTATACTTATGAATTGCCAATATCTTACTATCATTCACTCAATAGTTGGGGAACCAGTCCCGGATATCCTACAGATAAGCCTTTTTTTAACAGAGAAGTAGTTAAAGAATGCTATGGTTGCCATAGTTCTAATATTGCAAGCAGATATGTCACTACAGCTTCAGATAAAGTCAATACGATGGCAATGGAAGTGGAGACTTTTATGGATAAAAATACTTTAATCTACGGAATTGATTGTGAGCGCTGTCACGGGCCGGCAAAAGAACACGTAAAGGCGCATTTGAAATTTCCGCACTTAAAAACAGCAAAAAATATAGTTTCTATAAAAGGACTCAGCAGACAACAAAGATTAGATGCATGTGCAATTTGTCATTCAGGTAATGACAAAATAAAGCTTAAATCCCGTTTTCAATTTAGACCGGGAGAAAGTCTTAATGATTATTTTAGAGCCACACCATCATCAAACGATAGTCTTCATTTTGATGTTCATGGTAACCAATTTGGTTTATTGGCACAAAGCAAGTGTTTCCAGAAAAGTGAAGTAATGGATTGTATGACGTGTCATAATTCGCATGAAAATTCACGGGCAAATTTAGCGACATATTCAAAAATATGTATGAGTTGTCATCAGGATTTAAAACATAATGAAACTACGCTAAAAACAATGTCAGGAAGTTTATTGGCTAATAATTGCGTAGAATGTCACATGCCGAAAAAGACTTCAAATGCGATTAGTTTTAAGTTGTCGAACAGTAAACAATTGTCGAATTACATTTTAAGAACACACAAAATTGGAATTTATCCAACGAATAAAAAGTAA
- a CDS encoding UDP-2,3-diacylglucosamine diphosphatase gives MKKVYFASDQHFGAPTPELSMPREQKFVAWLDVVKQDAEAIFLLGDLFDFWFEYKTVVPKGFVRVLGKLAELRDSGIPIYFFVGNHDLWMNDYFQTELNIPVYHDNKEFTFNGKTFLIGHGDGKGPGDKGYKRMKKVFTNPFSKWLFRWLHPDVGVSLAQYLSVKNKLISGDEDVKFLGEENEWLVLYAKRKLETKHYNYFIFGHRHLPMIIPVGEDSKYVNLGDWIGYFTYGVFDGETFELQKFE, from the coding sequence ATGAAAAAAGTATATTTCGCTTCTGATCAGCATTTTGGAGCTCCAACTCCTGAGTTGAGTATGCCTCGCGAACAAAAATTTGTAGCTTGGTTAGATGTAGTAAAACAAGATGCGGAAGCTATTTTTTTATTAGGAGACTTATTTGATTTTTGGTTCGAATACAAAACCGTTGTCCCTAAAGGCTTTGTTCGCGTATTAGGAAAACTGGCTGAACTTCGCGATAGCGGAATTCCGATTTACTTTTTTGTTGGGAATCATGATCTTTGGATGAACGATTACTTTCAAACTGAATTGAATATTCCGGTTTATCATGACAATAAAGAATTTACGTTTAACGGAAAAACTTTCCTGATTGGTCACGGAGACGGAAAAGGTCCCGGCGATAAAGGTTATAAACGAATGAAAAAGGTGTTTACAAATCCGTTTTCAAAATGGCTTTTTCGTTGGTTACATCCTGATGTTGGCGTGAGTTTAGCCCAATATTTATCCGTTAAAAACAAACTGATTTCAGGCGATGAAGATGTAAAATTCTTAGGCGAAGAAAACGAATGGCTGGTTTTGTATGCCAAACGTAAACTTGAAACCAAGCATTACAATTATTTCATTTTTGGGCATCGTCATTTACCTATGATTATTCCTGTTGGAGAAGATTCAAAATACGTGAATCTGGGCGACTGGATTGGCTATTTTACTTATGGTGTTTTTGATGGCGAAACTTTTGAACTTCAAAAATTCGAATAA
- a CDS encoding 6-carboxytetrahydropterin synthase: MSNIRITKQFSFETGHALYGYDGKCKNVHGHSYKLSVTVIGSPITDRSNVKFGMVIDFSDLKKIVKEEIVDQFDHATVFNETTPHVELANELKNRGHHVILVDYQPTSENMVVDFANRIIARLPSEISLFSLKLQETESSFAEWYASDNA; this comes from the coding sequence ATGAGTAATATCAGAATTACAAAACAATTTAGTTTCGAAACCGGTCATGCTTTATATGGCTATGACGGAAAATGCAAAAACGTTCACGGCCACAGTTACAAATTGTCGGTAACCGTTATTGGTTCGCCAATTACAGACCGATCAAATGTAAAATTCGGAATGGTAATTGATTTTTCGGATCTAAAGAAAATTGTAAAAGAAGAAATAGTCGATCAGTTTGATCACGCAACGGTTTTTAACGAAACTACTCCACATGTCGAATTGGCAAATGAATTAAAAAATCGTGGACATCATGTAATTTTAGTTGATTATCAGCCAACCAGCGAAAATATGGTTGTAGATTTCGCTAACCGAATCATTGCACGTTTGCCTTCTGAAATCTCTCTTTTTTCACTAAAACTTCAAGAAACAGAATCTTCATTTGCTGAATGGTATGCTTCTGATAATGCCTAA
- a CDS encoding enoyl-CoA hydratase/isomerase family protein, with protein sequence MSSENQNGSLYTILDNAVATVQFGHPASNSFPRELLNRLTAEINLLSTNETISVIILQSEGSKVFCSGASFSELLAVENEEQGKEFFSGFAHLLNAMRTCSKIIIGRVQGKAVGGGVGIISACDYVLATPESDIKLSELTIGIGPFVIEPAVTRKIGKTAMTEMTLAGHQWKSANWALQNRLYASLHDIDQLDIEVEKLAKKLSSYNKEALLEMKKIIWEGTEHWESLLIERAAITGKLVLSNYTRNALTQFKK encoded by the coding sequence ATGAGTTCAGAAAATCAAAACGGTTCTTTATATACCATATTAGATAATGCAGTTGCAACGGTACAATTTGGTCACCCGGCAAGCAATTCTTTTCCGCGCGAATTATTAAATCGGTTAACTGCCGAAATTAATTTGTTAAGCACAAATGAAACGATTTCAGTTATAATTTTACAAAGCGAAGGTTCAAAAGTTTTTTGCTCAGGTGCCTCTTTTAGTGAACTTCTGGCGGTAGAAAATGAAGAACAAGGAAAAGAGTTTTTCTCTGGATTTGCTCATTTATTAAATGCAATGCGCACTTGTTCTAAAATTATTATTGGTCGCGTTCAGGGCAAAGCTGTTGGCGGTGGCGTTGGTATTATTTCAGCTTGCGATTATGTTTTGGCTACACCGGAAAGCGATATAAAATTATCGGAACTAACTATCGGAATTGGTCCGTTTGTGATTGAACCTGCTGTTACCCGAAAAATTGGAAAAACAGCAATGACCGAAATGACGCTTGCGGGACATCAATGGAAATCAGCAAACTGGGCGCTTCAAAACAGACTTTATGCATCACTTCACGATATAGATCAACTGGATATCGAAGTCGAAAAATTGGCCAAAAAACTGAGTTCCTACAACAAAGAAGCTTTACTCGAAATGAAGAAAATTATCTGGGAAGGAACTGAACATTGGGAATCACTTCTTATTGAACGTGCCGCAATTACCGGAAAATTAGTTTTATCAAATTATACCCGAAATGCTTTGACACAATTTAAAAAATAA
- a CDS encoding DUF5686 family protein, which yields MKLFSLLTLFFTLSIQAQFQINGIVTDSNNKPLPFATITTSANNNTITDVDGKFDFKIAEKTTTFAVSYIGFQTKIIAVIANKKFYSISLAQKTDDLKEVVVSNENPALTIIKKVIANKNKNNPQKKLSSFEYKTYNKLIVTANPDSIDGRIDSSAAYKDFNKKEINIDSSDYKFKEIISKQHLFQTEKVSQYQFGNNKLKETVLGTKIAGFKQPIYEIIAFNLQSISIYDSKYELLETKYENPISNTAPSNYNYKLLDTVNIKERETYMIYFKNKQKRKSSGLEGVLYIDQENFAVAKAVMRIKGVLDISGIHEFEYVPSEKIWFQSNTTFKIVKGKNDDDIKILGGTIQFDGDVEDNFEPRKKSASDFTYLLSESNNFDIHYNTTSPIKNPALYIEIKDDASKKPEEFWNEYRKESLDLKSQKTYLLLDSLSVKRRIEKRLGLGRKIINGYFPIGPIDLDLKKIISYNNYEGFRLGLGGITNDRFSKNFRIEGYSAYGTKDGEVKYSLGSGVLLDKSTNTWINASYTDDVREIASTVFAVDKRVFKIYDPRPINISTFYKYTSWKANVQTKIIPKTEAILELSRTYVQPEFDYLFNLNGKLYSNYIMTTAMVSIVWAPFSDFMQTPTGRNESEKRFPRFTFQYTQSLPNVLENDFTFGKIDFKAEYEKKYLNGQKTSLLLQGGHAIGDVPLTHLYNTMPNNLNKETLVQRITFAGRNSFETMFFNEFFSSQYIFFQIKHGFDRITLFKKVRPSLVLVTRMAWGNMENPEQHVGPTYKTLDKGYFESGIELNKIFKGFGLGGFYRYGPNQLLKFEDNIAVKISYVLDLGL from the coding sequence ATGAAGCTATTCAGTTTATTGACTTTGTTTTTTACGCTTAGTATTCAGGCGCAATTTCAAATAAACGGAATTGTAACAGATTCAAACAACAAACCACTCCCTTTTGCTACCATTACAACTTCGGCCAACAACAATACAATTACTGATGTTGATGGAAAGTTTGATTTTAAAATAGCCGAAAAAACAACCACTTTTGCCGTTTCATATATTGGCTTTCAGACTAAAATAATTGCAGTTATAGCAAATAAAAAGTTCTATTCTATTTCTCTCGCTCAAAAAACAGATGACTTAAAAGAAGTCGTTGTTTCTAACGAGAATCCGGCTTTGACCATAATAAAGAAGGTCATTGCCAATAAAAACAAAAACAATCCGCAAAAAAAACTCAGCAGTTTCGAATACAAAACATACAACAAACTGATTGTAACTGCCAATCCTGATTCTATCGATGGCAGGATTGATTCTTCAGCAGCTTATAAAGATTTCAATAAAAAAGAGATCAACATTGATTCTTCAGATTATAAGTTTAAAGAAATTATAAGCAAGCAACATTTATTTCAAACCGAGAAAGTTTCTCAGTATCAATTTGGAAATAATAAACTCAAAGAAACTGTCCTGGGAACCAAGATTGCAGGATTTAAACAGCCTATTTATGAAATTATAGCGTTCAATTTGCAATCAATTTCCATTTATGATTCAAAATATGAATTGCTCGAAACCAAATATGAAAATCCAATTTCGAACACCGCGCCGTCAAATTACAATTATAAACTACTAGACACCGTAAACATAAAAGAGCGCGAAACTTATATGATTTACTTTAAAAACAAACAAAAAAGAAAATCATCTGGTTTAGAAGGTGTTTTGTATATCGATCAGGAAAATTTTGCTGTCGCCAAAGCAGTAATGCGAATAAAAGGGGTTTTGGATATTAGTGGAATTCACGAATTTGAATATGTCCCGAGTGAGAAAATCTGGTTTCAAAGCAACACCACTTTCAAAATCGTAAAAGGAAAAAACGATGATGATATTAAAATTTTAGGCGGAACCATTCAGTTTGACGGAGATGTTGAAGATAATTTTGAACCGAGAAAAAAATCGGCTTCTGATTTTACTTATTTACTTTCAGAAAGCAACAACTTCGACATTCATTACAACACAACCAGCCCAATAAAGAATCCGGCTCTTTATATCGAAATTAAAGACGATGCGAGCAAAAAACCAGAAGAATTCTGGAATGAGTACAGAAAAGAAAGTTTGGACTTAAAAAGCCAAAAAACATACTTATTGCTGGACAGTCTTTCGGTTAAGAGACGAATCGAAAAACGTTTGGGTCTTGGACGAAAAATCATCAACGGCTATTTCCCGATTGGCCCAATTGATTTGGATCTGAAAAAAATAATCAGCTACAATAACTACGAAGGTTTCCGTCTTGGTTTAGGCGGAATCACAAATGATCGCTTTTCTAAAAACTTCAGAATCGAAGGATATTCGGCTTACGGAACCAAAGATGGCGAAGTTAAATACAGTCTGGGTTCAGGAGTTTTGCTGGACAAAAGCACCAATACATGGATAAACGCATCGTATACAGATGATGTTCGTGAGATTGCAAGTACCGTTTTTGCAGTTGATAAACGCGTTTTTAAAATTTATGATCCGCGACCAATTAACATTAGTACTTTCTATAAATACACCAGCTGGAAAGCCAATGTTCAGACTAAAATTATTCCCAAAACCGAAGCTATTTTAGAATTATCCAGAACTTATGTTCAGCCGGAATTTGATTATCTATTTAATCTAAACGGAAAATTATACTCAAACTATATCATGACTACGGCTATGGTTTCGATTGTTTGGGCACCTTTTAGTGATTTCATGCAAACGCCAACAGGAAGAAATGAATCTGAAAAAAGATTTCCAAGATTCACCTTTCAGTACACACAATCTTTACCAAATGTTTTAGAAAATGACTTTACTTTTGGAAAGATCGATTTCAAGGCTGAATATGAAAAAAAGTACTTAAACGGGCAAAAAACAAGTCTACTTCTGCAGGGAGGTCACGCAATTGGCGATGTTCCACTTACGCATTTGTACAACACAATGCCAAACAACCTAAACAAAGAAACTCTTGTTCAGCGTATTACTTTTGCTGGCCGAAACAGTTTTGAAACCATGTTTTTTAATGAGTTTTTCTCAAGTCAATACATATTCTTCCAGATCAAACATGGCTTTGACCGAATTACATTATTCAAAAAAGTTCGTCCATCACTGGTTTTAGTAACCCGAATGGCATGGGGAAATATGGAAAATCCGGAACAGCATGTTGGTCCAACATACAAAACACTAGACAAAGGTTACTTTGAATCCGGAATAGAATTAAACAAGATTTTCAAAGGTTTTGGTCTCGGCGGATTTTATCGTTATGGCCCAAATCAGCTGTTAAAATTTGAAGATAATATTGCCGTTAAGATTTCTTATGTCCTTGATTTGGGATTGTAA